The Deinococcus sp. KSM4-11 sequence CATCGCGCATGTCGCCGCACGCGGCGGCCACACGGTCACCATCGTCGACCGCAGCGCAGACGATGCGCAGGCCCTCGCCAGCGAACTCCAGACCGCACAGGCCGGCAGCGCCGTACGGGCGGGCACCCTCGACGACCCACTCGGTGACGTGGTGGTGCTCGCGACGTGGTACACGAACGCACAGGACATCGCCCGGCAGCTCGGACACCGGCTCGACGGCAAGGTCGTGGTAGACATCAGCAATCCCCTCACCCCTGACTTCAGCGGGCTCGCCATCGGCGGCACCACCAGCGCCGCCGAGGAACTCGCGGCCGTGATCCCGAGTGCCCACGTCGTGAAAGCCTTCAACACGACCTTTGCCGGCACCCTCGTGGCCGGGCAGGTGGCTGGTCAGCCGCTGGACGTGCTGATCGCCGGGAACGACGCAGACGCCAAAGCCATCCTCGCCGCCGTGGTGACGGCCGGGGGCCTGCGCGCAATCGACGTGGGGCCGCTGGAACGCGCCCGACAGCTCGAAGGCCTTGGCTATCTCGGCATCCAGCTCCAGTTCACGCAGCACACGAACTTCGCCAGCAGCTGGAAGTTCCTCGCCTGATCCAGACCCCACCGGCCTGATTGCCAC is a genomic window containing:
- a CDS encoding NADPH-dependent F420 reductase, producing the protein MTTPTITIIGAGNMGRGIAHVAARGGHTVTIVDRSADDAQALASELQTAQAGSAVRAGTLDDPLGDVVVLATWYTNAQDIARQLGHRLDGKVVVDISNPLTPDFSGLAIGGTTSAAEELAAVIPSAHVVKAFNTTFAGTLVAGQVAGQPLDVLIAGNDADAKAILAAVVTAGGLRAIDVGPLERARQLEGLGYLGIQLQFTQHTNFASSWKFLA